Proteins from a genomic interval of Leifsonia shinshuensis:
- a CDS encoding ATP-dependent DNA ligase — protein sequence MLLDTIVTTLETVAGTRSRLAKVDALAGLLGALEPEEIAPAVGFLVGKPRQGRVGVGWRGVADVMGAGVDIPTLTVLDLDTLLGELAALGGEGSARDRSAALRDFAARATPGEQDLLARILLGEMRTGALEGVLLDAIARTADRPGPDVRRAAMLTGDLGAAAVLALTGTAEELAAVGLVVGRPVLPMLAATAASASAALETTGRASVEYKLDGARIQVHRSGDTVRVFTRTLADITHRVPEVVEIVRRLPARDLVLDGETLALDEDGGPRPFQETMSRFGAEAGRETLLHPWFFDVLHVDGRDLLDEPLSVRIAELERVAGEYRIPGEVTDDPEAAERVSRDALAAGQEGVVVKAIDSPYAAGRRGASWIKVKPVLTYDLVVLACEWGSGRRAGLLSNLHLGARDPDGAFGEPGGFVMVGKTFKGLTDELLRWQTEEFQRIEVRRTPGTVWVAPTTVVEIAIDGVQRSSRYPGGIALRFARVKRYRDDKPAAEADTIGTLRALLRE from the coding sequence GTGCTTCTCGACACGATCGTCACCACGCTGGAGACCGTCGCGGGAACGCGCTCGCGCCTGGCCAAGGTCGACGCGCTCGCGGGCCTGCTCGGCGCCCTGGAGCCGGAGGAGATCGCGCCGGCGGTCGGCTTCCTGGTCGGCAAGCCGCGTCAGGGCCGCGTCGGCGTGGGCTGGCGCGGGGTGGCGGATGTCATGGGCGCGGGTGTGGATATCCCGACCCTGACCGTCCTCGATCTCGATACCCTGCTCGGCGAACTCGCCGCGCTCGGCGGGGAGGGGTCGGCACGCGACCGCAGCGCCGCGCTCCGCGACTTCGCAGCGCGCGCGACGCCGGGCGAGCAGGACCTGCTGGCGCGCATCCTCCTCGGCGAGATGCGGACCGGCGCCCTGGAGGGCGTGCTGCTCGACGCGATCGCCCGCACCGCCGACCGCCCGGGGCCCGACGTGCGCCGGGCCGCGATGCTCACGGGCGACCTGGGCGCGGCCGCCGTCCTGGCGCTGACCGGCACCGCCGAGGAGCTCGCCGCGGTGGGCCTCGTCGTCGGGCGGCCGGTGCTGCCGATGCTGGCCGCCACCGCGGCGTCGGCCTCCGCCGCGCTGGAGACCACCGGCCGCGCGTCGGTCGAGTACAAGCTCGACGGCGCGCGCATCCAGGTGCACCGCTCGGGCGACACCGTGCGCGTCTTCACCCGGACGCTCGCCGACATCACGCACCGCGTCCCCGAGGTGGTGGAGATCGTGCGCCGGCTGCCCGCCCGCGACCTGGTCCTCGACGGCGAGACCCTGGCACTCGACGAGGACGGCGGCCCGCGGCCGTTCCAGGAGACGATGTCGCGTTTCGGCGCGGAGGCCGGGCGGGAGACCCTGCTGCACCCGTGGTTCTTCGATGTCCTCCACGTGGACGGGCGGGACCTGCTGGACGAGCCGCTGTCGGTCCGGATCGCGGAGCTGGAGCGGGTCGCCGGCGAGTACCGGATCCCCGGCGAGGTCACCGACGACCCGGAGGCAGCCGAACGGGTCTCGCGCGACGCCCTCGCCGCCGGCCAGGAGGGCGTCGTCGTCAAGGCGATCGACTCCCCCTATGCCGCCGGCCGTCGCGGAGCGAGCTGGATCAAGGTCAAGCCGGTGCTCACCTACGACCTGGTGGTGCTGGCGTGCGAGTGGGGCTCGGGCCGGCGCGCCGGGTTGCTCTCGAATCTGCACCTGGGCGCGCGCGACCCGGACGGCGCGTTCGGCGAGCCGGGCGGGTTCGTGATGGTCGGCAAGACGTTCAAGGGCCTCACCGACGAGCTGCTGCGCTGGCAGACCGAGGAGTTCCAGCGGATCGAGGTGCGCCGCACGCCCGGCACCGTCTGGGTAGCGCCGACGACCGTGGTCGAGATCGCGATCGACGGCGTCCAGCGCTCGTCCCGCTACCCCGGCGGCATCGCCCTCCGCTTCGCGCGCGTCAAGCGCTACCGCGACGACAAGCCGGCGGCCGAGGCCGACACCATCGGCACGCTCCGCGCACTGCTCCGCGAGTAG
- a CDS encoding HdeD family acid-resistance protein — MSSSQPSAFASFSLNGQDLTKAAINSVRVALGISGAVALIIGVIIVFWPKTAAVGLTVLIAISLLISGIAYLGIGIFARGIGGGARALDIVFGILLVIGAVIAFANLQGTTAFLAVFIGILVGIAWIVEGAVALAQLGDSPSRGWSIFFGILSIVAGIVLLFSPLWGIVVLFLLAGISLIVLGIVQIVRAITFGRGIATPEV; from the coding sequence ATGTCCAGCTCTCAGCCCTCCGCGTTCGCGTCGTTCTCGCTCAACGGGCAAGACCTGACGAAGGCGGCCATCAACAGCGTGCGCGTCGCGCTGGGGATCAGCGGCGCCGTCGCCCTCATCATCGGCGTCATCATCGTGTTCTGGCCGAAGACCGCGGCGGTCGGGCTCACCGTGCTGATCGCGATCTCGCTGCTCATCTCCGGCATCGCCTACCTCGGCATCGGCATCTTCGCGCGCGGCATCGGCGGCGGCGCGAGAGCGCTCGACATCGTCTTCGGCATCCTGCTCGTCATCGGCGCGGTCATCGCGTTCGCGAACCTCCAGGGGACCACGGCTTTCCTGGCGGTGTTCATCGGCATCCTGGTCGGCATCGCGTGGATCGTGGAGGGCGCGGTCGCGCTCGCCCAGCTCGGCGACTCGCCGTCGCGCGGCTGGTCGATCTTCTTCGGCATCCTGAGCATCGTCGCCGGCATCGTGCTGCTGTTCAGCCCGCTGTGGGGGATCGTGGTGCTCTTCCTGCTCGCGGGGATCAGTCTCATCGTGCTCGGGATCGTGCAGATCGTGCGCGCGATCACGTTCGGCCGCGGGATCGCGACGCCGGAGGTCTGA
- a CDS encoding response regulator — protein sequence MSGQPVSPSLTVLVVDDDYRVASVHVGFVEAVPGFRVVGQAHSAADALRLACELKPDLVLMDIYLPDGDGLQVVRELLGEPSAPAVIVISAANDIATVRKAVQLGALHYLVKPFGFAQLAERLAAFRRANEDLGGFPEEATQHDIDRVFDLLRPATVGQQEELRRLAPTLQSVYDAVASGTGSLSANDVAAAVGISRTTAQRALTQLEQSDVLKLELRYGATGRPEHRYGVKRR from the coding sequence ATGAGCGGGCAGCCGGTGTCGCCGTCGCTGACGGTGCTGGTGGTCGACGACGACTACCGGGTCGCGTCCGTGCACGTCGGATTCGTGGAGGCCGTGCCGGGCTTCCGCGTCGTCGGCCAGGCGCACAGCGCCGCCGACGCCCTCCGCCTCGCCTGCGAGCTGAAGCCCGATCTGGTGCTGATGGACATCTACCTGCCGGACGGGGACGGCCTCCAGGTCGTCCGGGAGCTGCTCGGCGAGCCGTCGGCGCCCGCGGTGATCGTCATCTCAGCGGCCAACGACATCGCCACCGTTCGGAAGGCCGTGCAGCTCGGCGCGCTGCACTACCTGGTGAAGCCGTTCGGCTTCGCCCAGCTGGCCGAACGGCTCGCGGCGTTCCGGCGGGCGAACGAGGACCTCGGCGGTTTCCCCGAGGAGGCGACGCAACACGACATCGACCGCGTCTTCGACCTGCTGCGGCCCGCGACGGTCGGCCAGCAGGAGGAGCTGCGCCGCCTCGCGCCGACCCTCCAGTCCGTCTACGACGCGGTCGCGTCCGGGACCGGCAGCCTGTCGGCCAACGACGTCGCCGCGGCGGTCGGGATCAGCCGGACCACCGCGCAGCGCGCGCTCACCCAGCTGGAGCAGAGCGACGTGCTCAAGCTGGAGCTCCGCTACGGCGCGACGGGGCGGCCCGAGCATCGCTACGGGGTCAAGCGGCGCTAG
- a CDS encoding sensor histidine kinase, with the protein MAILAVSMLVGFLLLAQTARSNLDSDYQARAAAIAQTFAAMPEVQTCMANGGTACGSTIQNLASQTANSTGAAYVVVIDRNRVRHSHPDPALIGQKVEEPFVAADGKVHLRTDTGATGVNANARVPLYAPASPDIVGEVSVGIRESSVASELVSELPAYGAWFVLALAIGALASFGLASLLKRRTFGLELDEIARLLQEREATLHGIREGVIAIDPAGRITVVNDEAQRLLRLPEGARGRLLADVLVAGPIRDTLTGTSEVKDAIAITDDHVLVINRMPVKLGGRPHGAVFTLQDRTELIGLTRELDGERSFSESIRAQQHEFSNRMHAVSGLLELGRTKEALEYLNEIRGTTADLDATLRSHIGSPLIVGLLLGKAAEANERGIDLVIAPDTDLGEAPERVQALTTILGNLIDNAFDALSGAPAPRRTVVSVVETPESLTVRVADNGPGVPNAELPRIFENGYSTKRGSLVRHSGLGLSLVHSTVTKLGGTVTVSGGPGATFTIVLPRTAPAAPASAPVAAPGADSPHREGAAR; encoded by the coding sequence TTGGCGATCCTGGCCGTCTCGATGCTGGTCGGCTTCCTCCTCCTGGCGCAGACCGCCCGCAGCAACCTCGACTCCGACTACCAGGCGCGAGCCGCGGCGATCGCGCAGACCTTCGCGGCGATGCCCGAGGTCCAGACCTGCATGGCGAACGGCGGCACGGCCTGCGGCTCGACCATCCAGAACCTGGCGTCGCAGACCGCGAACAGCACCGGCGCCGCGTATGTCGTGGTGATCGACCGGAACCGCGTGCGGCACTCGCACCCCGACCCCGCGCTGATCGGGCAGAAGGTCGAGGAGCCGTTCGTCGCGGCCGACGGCAAGGTGCACCTCCGGACCGACACCGGCGCGACCGGCGTCAACGCCAACGCGCGCGTCCCGCTCTACGCGCCGGCCTCCCCCGACATCGTCGGGGAGGTGTCGGTCGGCATCCGGGAGAGCTCCGTGGCGAGCGAGCTGGTCTCCGAGCTGCCCGCCTACGGCGCCTGGTTCGTGCTGGCGCTCGCGATCGGTGCGCTCGCCTCCTTCGGGCTCGCCAGCCTCCTGAAGCGCCGCACGTTCGGGCTCGAACTGGACGAGATCGCCCGCCTGCTGCAGGAGCGGGAGGCCACGCTGCACGGCATCCGGGAGGGCGTCATCGCCATCGACCCGGCCGGCCGGATCACGGTCGTCAACGACGAGGCCCAGCGGCTCCTGCGCCTGCCGGAGGGAGCGCGCGGGCGGCTGCTGGCGGACGTCCTGGTCGCCGGCCCGATCCGCGACACCCTCACCGGCACCTCCGAGGTGAAGGACGCCATCGCGATCACCGACGACCACGTGCTCGTCATCAACCGGATGCCGGTGAAGCTGGGCGGCCGTCCGCACGGCGCGGTGTTCACCCTCCAGGACCGGACCGAGCTGATCGGGCTCACCCGGGAGCTGGACGGCGAGCGCAGCTTCAGCGAGTCGATCCGGGCGCAGCAGCACGAGTTCTCCAACCGCATGCACGCGGTGTCCGGCCTGCTGGAGCTGGGGCGGACCAAGGAGGCGCTGGAGTATCTCAACGAGATCCGCGGGACGACCGCCGACCTCGACGCCACCCTGCGCTCGCACATCGGCTCGCCGCTGATCGTCGGCCTCCTGCTCGGCAAGGCCGCGGAGGCGAACGAGCGCGGCATCGATCTGGTGATCGCGCCGGACACCGACCTCGGCGAGGCGCCGGAGCGGGTTCAGGCGCTGACGACGATCCTCGGCAACCTGATCGACAACGCGTTCGACGCGCTCTCCGGCGCTCCGGCGCCGCGGCGGACGGTCGTGAGCGTCGTGGAGACGCCGGAGTCGCTGACCGTGCGCGTCGCGGACAACGGGCCGGGCGTTCCGAACGCGGAACTCCCGCGGATCTTCGAGAACGGCTACTCGACCAAGCGCGGCTCGCTCGTGCGCCACAGCGGACTCGGGCTGTCGCTGGTCCACTCGACGGTCACCAAGCTGGGCGGGACGGTGACCGTCTCCGGCGGCCCGGGGGCGACGTTCACGATCGTGCTGCCGCGGACGGCGCCGGCGGCGCCCGCGTCGGCTCCCGTCGCGGCTCCCGGCGCGGACTCCCCGCATCGGGAAGGGGCCGCGCGATGA
- a CDS encoding ABC transporter ATP-binding protein codes for MVEHRPRGAATAAPAADEPARIDIVGLTKRFLTPKGDTFTAIRDVTLTVEPGQFCAIVGPTGCGKSTTLAQVSGLERPSAGSVSVGGRIVDGITSGVSYMFQADSLFPWKTVLANVMIGPILLGTPKKEATALALDWLRRVGLAGFEDRYPHQLSGGMRKRVAMAAALINNPRILLMDEPFGALDVQTKAIMQTELLTLWEELRPSVLFITHDLDEAVALSDRVVIMTSSPGTVKDVFDIDLPRPRGNVQEIRHEEKFLDIQGRIWESLRDEVTRAYEQTAGAAA; via the coding sequence ATGGTCGAACATCGACCCCGAGGCGCCGCCACCGCCGCTCCAGCGGCCGACGAGCCGGCGCGCATCGACATCGTCGGTCTGACGAAACGCTTCCTGACGCCGAAGGGCGACACGTTCACGGCCATCCGCGACGTGACCCTCACGGTCGAGCCCGGCCAGTTCTGCGCCATCGTCGGCCCGACCGGCTGCGGCAAGTCCACCACGCTCGCGCAGGTCTCGGGCCTCGAGCGGCCGAGCGCCGGCTCGGTCAGCGTCGGCGGCCGGATCGTGGACGGCATCACCAGCGGCGTGAGCTACATGTTCCAGGCCGACTCGCTCTTCCCCTGGAAGACCGTTCTGGCCAATGTCATGATCGGCCCCATCCTCCTCGGCACACCCAAGAAGGAGGCCACGGCGCTGGCGCTCGACTGGCTGCGCCGCGTCGGCCTGGCCGGCTTCGAGGACCGCTACCCGCACCAGCTCTCCGGCGGCATGCGCAAGCGCGTCGCGATGGCGGCCGCGCTCATCAACAACCCGCGCATCCTGCTCATGGACGAACCCTTCGGCGCGCTCGACGTGCAGACCAAGGCGATCATGCAGACCGAGCTTCTCACCCTGTGGGAGGAGCTGCGGCCGTCGGTGCTGTTCATCACGCACGACCTCGATGAGGCCGTGGCGCTGTCCGACCGCGTGGTGATCATGACCAGCAGCCCGGGGACGGTCAAGGACGTCTTCGACATCGACCTGCCGCGACCGCGCGGCAACGTCCAGGAGATCCGGCACGAGGAGAAGTTCCTCGACATCCAGGGCCGGATCTGGGAGTCGCTCCGTGACGAGGTCACGCGGGCCTACGAGCAGACGGCAGGAGCGGCGGCGTGA
- a CDS encoding ABC transporter permease, translating into MTIAEQNNAEQNNTEKKNNTSTSRTERETELRVAGRRAHSRRVAWIWAGRIAVAVIVVGGWQWFTSVGWVDKFFYGQPSGIWDSLVHLFTQGTAFGTIWENLWITVQEAFLGFLLGTLLGVVFGILLGSNRYLASVFGPYIKVVNSIPRIVLGSIFIVAFGLGVFPKVLLAAVLVFFVVFFNAFQGVREVDQNLVANVRVLGASPVQVARHVTIPSAMTWIIASLHTAFGFAIIGALVAEVLGAQHGVGLIISQAQGSFDPNTVFACMVIVAVVTLVAEYLITLLEKSLLKWRPPSRSEAQAI; encoded by the coding sequence ATGACGATCGCAGAACAGAACAACGCAGAACAGAACAACACGGAGAAGAAGAACAACACCTCCACTTCGCGTACCGAGCGCGAGACCGAGCTCCGCGTCGCGGGCCGCCGGGCGCACAGCCGCCGGGTCGCCTGGATCTGGGCGGGACGCATCGCCGTCGCCGTCATCGTGGTCGGCGGGTGGCAGTGGTTCACCTCGGTGGGCTGGGTCGACAAGTTCTTCTACGGCCAGCCGTCCGGCATCTGGGACAGCCTCGTGCACCTGTTCACGCAGGGCACGGCGTTCGGGACCATCTGGGAGAACCTGTGGATCACCGTCCAGGAGGCCTTCCTCGGCTTCCTGCTCGGCACCCTGCTGGGCGTCGTCTTCGGCATCCTGCTCGGCTCCAACCGCTACCTCGCCTCGGTCTTCGGCCCGTACATCAAGGTCGTGAACTCGATCCCCCGCATCGTGCTCGGCTCGATCTTCATCGTCGCTTTCGGCCTCGGCGTCTTCCCGAAGGTGCTGCTCGCCGCGGTGCTGGTGTTCTTCGTCGTCTTCTTCAACGCCTTCCAGGGCGTGCGGGAGGTCGACCAGAACCTGGTCGCGAACGTGCGGGTCCTCGGCGCCTCGCCCGTGCAGGTCGCCCGGCACGTGACCATCCCCTCGGCGATGACGTGGATCATCGCGAGCCTCCACACCGCGTTCGGCTTCGCGATCATCGGCGCGCTGGTGGCCGAAGTGCTCGGCGCCCAGCACGGCGTCGGCCTCATCATCAGCCAGGCGCAGGGCAGCTTCGACCCGAACACGGTCTTCGCCTGCATGGTCATCGTGGCCGTGGTCACGCTCGTCGCCGAGTACCTGATCACCCTCCTGGAGAAGTCCCTCCTCAAGTGGCGTCCGCCGAGCCGGTCCGAGGCTCAGGCGATCTGA